The following are encoded in a window of Sinorhizobium sojae CCBAU 05684 genomic DNA:
- the aspS gene encoding aspartate--tRNA ligase, with amino-acid sequence MHRYRSHTCAALRKSDVGSTVRLSGWVHRVRDHGGVLFIDLRDHYGVTQVVADPDSPAFKMAETVRGEWVIRVDGTVKARTDETINRTMPTGEIELYAGEIEVLSAAKELPLPVFGEPDYPEDVRLKYRFLDLRRETLHKNIVKRTEIIGAMRRRMNEIGFTEYTTPILTASSPEGARDFLVPSRLHPGSFYALPQAPQQYKQLLMVAGFDRYFQIAPCFRDEDPRADRLPGEFYQLDLEMSFVEQEDVWDTMEPMIRSIFADFAGGKPVTEKFPRIPYDTAIRKYGSDKPDLRNPIEMQEVTEHFAGSGFKVFANMIASNPKVEIWAIPAKTGGSRAFCDRMNSWAQSQGQPGLGYIFWRKEGEKLEGAGPLAKNIGEERTDAIRTQLGLEDGDACFFVAGEPAKFYKFAGEARSRAGEELNLVDRDRFELCWIVDFPFYEWNEDEKRVDFAHNPFSMPQGGLGALSGDDLLSTKAFQYDMVCNGFEIASGSIRNQSPELMVKAFENVGLTQADVEEQFGGLYRAFQYGAPPHGGMAFGIDRIVMLLVGAKNLREISLFPMNQQAVDLLMGAPSPATPAQLRELSIRPIPQKKD; translated from the coding sequence ATGCACCGTTACCGCAGCCACACCTGTGCCGCCCTCCGCAAGTCGGATGTCGGCTCCACCGTTCGCCTTTCCGGCTGGGTTCACCGCGTCCGCGACCATGGCGGCGTGCTCTTCATCGACCTGCGCGACCACTACGGCGTGACCCAGGTCGTCGCCGATCCGGATTCCCCGGCCTTCAAGATGGCCGAGACGGTGCGCGGCGAATGGGTGATCCGCGTCGACGGCACGGTCAAGGCCCGTACCGATGAAACCATCAACAGGACCATGCCGACCGGCGAGATCGAGCTCTATGCCGGCGAGATAGAGGTGCTTTCGGCCGCCAAGGAATTGCCGCTGCCGGTCTTCGGAGAGCCGGACTATCCGGAAGACGTCCGCCTCAAGTACCGCTTCCTCGATCTGCGCCGCGAGACGCTGCACAAGAACATCGTCAAGCGTACCGAGATCATCGGCGCCATGCGCCGGCGCATGAACGAGATCGGCTTCACCGAATACACGACGCCGATCCTGACCGCCTCCTCGCCGGAAGGTGCGCGCGACTTCCTGGTTCCGAGCCGCCTTCACCCCGGCAGCTTCTACGCGCTGCCGCAGGCGCCGCAGCAGTACAAGCAGCTTCTGATGGTCGCCGGATTCGATCGCTACTTCCAGATCGCACCCTGCTTCCGCGACGAGGATCCGCGCGCCGACCGCCTGCCCGGCGAATTCTACCAGCTCGACCTGGAGATGAGCTTCGTCGAGCAGGAAGACGTATGGGACACGATGGAGCCGATGATCCGCTCGATCTTCGCGGATTTCGCAGGCGGCAAGCCGGTCACGGAGAAATTCCCGCGCATCCCCTATGACACGGCGATCCGCAAATACGGCTCCGACAAGCCGGACCTCCGCAACCCGATCGAAATGCAGGAAGTCACCGAACATTTCGCCGGCTCCGGCTTCAAGGTCTTCGCCAACATGATCGCCTCCAACCCGAAGGTGGAGATCTGGGCGATTCCGGCAAAGACCGGCGGCAGCCGCGCCTTCTGCGACCGCATGAACAGCTGGGCCCAGAGCCAGGGCCAGCCCGGCCTAGGCTACATCTTCTGGCGCAAGGAAGGCGAAAAGCTGGAAGGCGCCGGTCCGCTCGCCAAGAACATCGGCGAGGAGCGCACGGACGCAATCCGCACGCAGCTCGGCCTCGAGGATGGCGACGCCTGCTTCTTCGTCGCCGGTGAGCCCGCCAAGTTCTACAAGTTTGCCGGCGAAGCCCGCAGCCGGGCCGGCGAGGAACTGAACCTCGTCGACCGTGACCGCTTCGAACTCTGCTGGATCGTCGACTTCCCGTTCTACGAATGGAACGAGGACGAAAAGCGCGTCGACTTCGCCCACAACCCCTTCTCCATGCCGCAGGGCGGCCTCGGGGCGCTCTCGGGCGACGACCTGCTTTCGACCAAGGCGTTCCAGTACGACATGGTCTGCAACGGCTTTGAGATCGCGTCGGGCTCGATCCGTAACCAGTCGCCGGAGTTGATGGTCAAGGCTTTCGAGAATGTCGGCCTCACCCAGGCGGATGTGGAAGAGCAGTTCGGCGGCCTCTACCGCGCCTTCCAGTACGGCGCTCCGCCGCATGGCGGCATGGCCTTCGGCATCGACCGCATCGTCATGCTGCTGGTCGGCGCCAAGAACCTGCGCGAGATCTCCCTCTTCCCGATGAACCAGCAGGCGGTCGACCTTCTGATGGGCGCGCCGTCGCCGGCGACGCCCGCGCAACTGCGGGAACTGTCGATCCGTCCAATCCCGCAGAAGAAGGACTGA
- a CDS encoding extracellular solute-binding protein codes for MTHTLRRFMLTAASVLALTAAAPALAATELTVQRFFGACDAEFGTNTDASKAVGECGIMTSLINKFNADNPDVHVTVTTVEWPGYDQLTAQFAAGDPPDIVTIHHSVLGDYQSKGLLMGLDDLLKSVGVAPSDFTEASLSGVTKDGQIYALPIDNWTMLFHINMDLFKKAGLVNADGTPKLPTSVDELMAQAKEFKEKTDKPYFVQNLANEVALYTRNLYTYLFQQDSGAFADPKLVKINTPEAKKVLEMYKAIYDNDYTTKDMDYAAGINAFLAGEGGVHLNGTWVIGDYTASSETPGTALNAGGYAVYPYPQLFSGKKAQYADGHSWAVSQKDRTPEEEAAIGKFLKFFNDNDFEWSRTGHLPAVKAVLGSEEFKALPHRDTISAVATLGTPLPSTVQRQFAIQDIIGQEMNAAVTGQKEIDAALADMESRINDLLANI; via the coding sequence ATGACGCATACCCTGCGCAGATTTATGCTGACGGCCGCCTCGGTGCTCGCCCTCACCGCGGCGGCGCCCGCGCTGGCGGCAACGGAACTCACCGTGCAGCGCTTCTTCGGGGCGTGTGATGCGGAATTCGGCACCAACACCGATGCCAGCAAGGCCGTCGGAGAATGCGGCATCATGACGTCGCTGATCAACAAGTTCAATGCCGACAATCCAGACGTGCACGTGACCGTGACCACCGTCGAATGGCCGGGTTACGACCAGCTCACGGCGCAGTTTGCAGCCGGCGACCCGCCGGACATCGTGACGATCCACCATTCCGTCCTCGGCGACTACCAGTCCAAGGGCCTGCTGATGGGGCTCGACGACCTTCTGAAGTCGGTCGGCGTCGCACCCTCAGACTTCACCGAAGCAAGCCTCAGCGGCGTCACGAAGGACGGCCAGATCTATGCCTTGCCGATCGACAACTGGACGATGCTGTTCCACATCAACATGGACCTCTTCAAAAAGGCCGGCCTCGTCAATGCCGACGGCACGCCGAAGCTGCCGACCAGCGTCGATGAACTGATGGCCCAGGCCAAAGAGTTCAAGGAGAAGACCGACAAACCCTATTTCGTCCAGAACCTGGCGAACGAGGTCGCGCTCTATACTCGCAACCTCTACACCTATCTCTTCCAGCAGGATTCCGGTGCCTTTGCCGATCCCAAGCTGGTGAAAATCAATACGCCCGAGGCCAAAAAGGTCCTCGAAATGTACAAGGCGATCTACGACAACGACTACACGACAAAGGACATGGACTATGCCGCCGGCATCAATGCCTTCCTCGCCGGCGAAGGCGGTGTGCATTTGAACGGCACATGGGTAATCGGCGACTATACGGCCTCCTCGGAAACGCCCGGGACGGCACTCAATGCGGGCGGTTATGCCGTCTATCCCTACCCGCAGCTCTTCTCCGGCAAAAAGGCGCAATATGCGGACGGCCACAGCTGGGCCGTCTCGCAGAAGGATCGCACACCAGAGGAAGAAGCGGCGATCGGCAAATTCCTGAAGTTCTTCAACGACAACGACTTCGAATGGTCGCGCACCGGCCACCTTCCGGCGGTGAAGGCCGTGCTTGGGTCGGAGGAGTTCAAGGCACTGCCGCATCGCGACACGATCTCGGCCGTCGCAACGCTTGGTACGCCGCTCCCGTCGACCGTGCAGCGCCAGTTCGCCATCCAAGACATCATCGGCCAGGAGATGAATGCGGCGGTCACCGGTCAGAAGGAGATCGACGCAGCTCTGGCAGACATGGAGTCCCGCATCAACGACCTGCTCGCCAATATCTAG
- a CDS encoding carbohydrate ABC transporter permease — protein MSSVSSGMVGRSTGDRIILILAISLALLMMAPIAWVVAMSLKDNKELMTDMNSVFHAPYTIINYINILATSSVFRWILNSVIVSGTLTIFTLVLSSLAGYGFARLNFPFRNTLFVIVLLGLAVPEQAVLIARHQLFSWLKFHNTYHGLILPGLAAPFGVFLMTQYFRAIPKELDEAALLDNASRFKIFWKVLLPLTLPAQATLGIFTFLTSWNDYLWPLISGTKKEMYTLTIGIASSQTNFAQSEGLGFLMSQAVFAGAPILILYLFFQKYIVTAVSGAAVR, from the coding sequence ATGAGCTCCGTCTCTTCCGGCATGGTCGGGCGCTCAACCGGCGATCGCATCATCCTGATCCTCGCGATCAGCCTTGCGCTTCTGATGATGGCGCCGATCGCCTGGGTCGTCGCGATGTCGCTCAAGGACAACAAGGAGTTGATGACGGATATGAACTCCGTCTTCCATGCGCCGTATACGATCATCAACTACATCAATATCCTCGCGACATCCTCGGTCTTCCGCTGGATCCTGAACAGTGTGATCGTCTCGGGCACGCTGACGATCTTCACGCTGGTCCTCTCATCGCTCGCCGGCTACGGCTTTGCTCGATTGAACTTTCCTTTTCGCAATACGCTGTTCGTCATTGTGCTGCTCGGACTTGCCGTTCCAGAGCAGGCGGTGCTGATCGCCCGCCACCAGCTCTTCAGCTGGCTGAAATTTCACAACACCTATCACGGGCTGATTCTGCCGGGCCTGGCGGCACCCTTCGGCGTGTTCCTGATGACGCAATATTTTCGCGCCATTCCGAAGGAACTCGACGAAGCAGCACTGCTCGACAATGCCAGCCGCTTCAAGATCTTCTGGAAGGTGCTCCTACCGCTCACGCTGCCCGCTCAGGCGACCCTCGGGATCTTCACCTTTCTGACTTCGTGGAACGACTACTTGTGGCCACTGATCTCCGGCACGAAGAAGGAAATGTACACGCTAACGATCGGCATCGCTTCGAGCCAGACGAACTTCGCGCAATCGGAAGGGCTGGGCTTCCTGATGTCGCAAGCGGTGTTCGCAGGCGCGCCGATCCTTATTCTCTACCTGTTCTTCCAGAAATACATCGTGACGGCCGTCTCCGGCGCCGCCGTGCGCTGA
- a CDS encoding carbohydrate ABC transporter permease gives MAEAALPGSSSTASAAARRAVQNINAPLWRNAIFIAPYLLFFVTLLVVPLFWGIWLSLHKADAFGTGRFVGLDNYLRLFRDKIFLQAVGNTFYFVFLTVPALALIGLFLALALNRKTKTAAALRAVYFSSSVLSVTIVTLIWRIVFIGNFGLLATIYGWFGATAPAFLSDPKLTMIGIAIATVWWCIGLPMMLFLSALQQVPQEIYEAAALDNASRWRTLWHITLPSIRRTFVLVIIIEIVLQFQLFGQARLMTQGGPNNVSKPIVLYIYEAAFTKWDLGLGAAASEILFILIMIAALAQYFISRRKGVEG, from the coding sequence ATGGCTGAGGCGGCCCTCCCCGGCAGCAGTTCGACCGCGAGCGCAGCCGCTCGGCGGGCGGTGCAAAACATCAATGCACCGCTTTGGCGCAACGCCATCTTCATCGCGCCCTACCTCCTCTTTTTCGTGACGCTGCTCGTTGTGCCGCTCTTCTGGGGAATTTGGCTCAGCCTGCACAAGGCCGATGCCTTCGGTACCGGGCGGTTCGTCGGCCTCGACAATTATCTTCGGCTCTTCAGGGACAAGATCTTCCTCCAGGCCGTCGGTAATACATTTTATTTCGTTTTCCTGACCGTTCCCGCGCTTGCCCTCATCGGCCTCTTCCTGGCGCTGGCGCTCAATCGCAAGACCAAGACAGCGGCAGCGCTCCGCGCCGTATACTTCTCGTCGTCGGTGCTGTCGGTGACGATCGTGACGCTGATCTGGCGCATTGTCTTCATCGGCAATTTCGGGCTGCTCGCCACCATCTACGGCTGGTTCGGTGCAACCGCGCCGGCATTCCTCTCCGATCCGAAGCTGACAATGATCGGGATTGCGATCGCGACCGTATGGTGGTGCATCGGCCTGCCGATGATGCTGTTTCTCTCAGCCCTGCAGCAGGTGCCTCAGGAGATCTACGAGGCTGCGGCGCTCGACAATGCGAGCCGCTGGCGCACACTTTGGCACATCACCCTGCCCTCGATCCGGCGCACCTTCGTCCTGGTGATCATCATCGAGATCGTCCTGCAGTTTCAGCTCTTCGGGCAGGCGCGGCTCATGACCCAGGGCGGCCCCAACAACGTCTCGAAGCCGATCGTGCTCTATATCTACGAAGCCGCCTTTACCAAATGGGATCTCGGGCTTGGCGCCGCAGCATCCGAGATCCTCTTCATCCTGATCATGATCGCAGCGCTCGCGCAGTACTTCATCTCGCGTCGAAAGGGAGTAGAAGGATGA
- a CDS encoding ABC transporter ATP-binding protein, whose amino-acid sequence MTAQIDIQNVSKRYGSLTVLDDLSLSIRANEFMVFLGPSGCGKSTLLRMIAGLDSVDEGTIEINGQRIDNLPPGKRDIAMVFQSYALYPHMTVADNMAFGLRNINVPADVISARVAEAARMLEISHLLERKPGQLSGGQRQRVAIGRAIVKEPKAFLFDEPLSNLDAALRVRTRVEIAQLRNRVKSTMVFVTHDQIEAMTLADRIVVMNNRKVEQIGTPMEIYSRPASRFVATFVGSPTMNFLPVSLSNQGGFVRARLPDGTELQTAIPLAGIDGSEHALGIRAEAVKLANGGTATTTGKVDVIERLGDRTLLYTRLKEGSVIVAEDIGNSRAAIGDEIALSLDGVRTHLFNTEGRAWHNEEAGHG is encoded by the coding sequence ATGACGGCCCAAATCGACATCCAGAATGTCAGCAAGCGCTACGGCTCGCTGACCGTCCTTGACGACCTGTCGCTGTCGATCAGGGCCAATGAGTTCATGGTCTTCCTGGGGCCCTCGGGCTGCGGCAAGTCAACGCTTCTGCGCATGATCGCCGGTCTCGATAGCGTCGACGAGGGAACGATCGAAATCAACGGCCAGCGCATCGACAATCTGCCACCGGGAAAGCGCGACATCGCCATGGTGTTCCAGAGCTATGCGCTCTACCCGCACATGACCGTCGCCGACAACATGGCCTTCGGACTGCGCAACATCAACGTGCCGGCCGATGTCATTTCCGCCCGCGTCGCGGAAGCCGCACGCATGCTGGAGATCAGCCATTTGCTCGAACGAAAGCCCGGCCAGCTTTCCGGCGGCCAGCGCCAACGCGTCGCGATCGGCCGCGCCATCGTCAAGGAGCCGAAGGCCTTCCTATTCGACGAGCCGCTCTCCAATCTCGATGCGGCGCTGCGCGTGCGCACCCGCGTCGAGATCGCGCAGCTTCGCAACCGCGTCAAATCGACGATGGTCTTCGTCACCCACGACCAGATCGAGGCGATGACGCTCGCCGATCGCATTGTCGTCATGAACAATCGCAAGGTCGAGCAGATCGGCACGCCGATGGAGATCTATTCGCGGCCGGCAAGCCGCTTCGTCGCGACCTTCGTCGGCTCGCCGACGATGAACTTCCTGCCAGTCAGCCTTTCGAACCAGGGAGGCTTTGTTCGAGCCAGATTGCCGGACGGGACCGAACTCCAGACTGCGATCCCTCTTGCCGGCATTGACGGCAGCGAGCACGCGCTCGGCATTCGCGCCGAGGCGGTCAAGCTCGCGAATGGCGGGACGGCGACGACCACGGGCAAGGTCGACGTGATCGAAAGGCTCGGCGACCGCACGCTGCTCTACACTCGCCTCAAGGAGGGAAGCGTCATCGTCGCCGAGGATATCGGCAATAGCCGCGCCGCGATCGGTGACGAAATTGCGCTTTCGCTCGACGGCGTCCGCACCCATCTTTTCAACACCGAGGGTCGGGCCTGGCACAATGAGGAGGCGGGCCATGGCTGA
- the arfA gene encoding arabinosylfuranosidase ArfA — MKAAVTAHSKYTISDIDPRLYGSFIEHLGRAVYTGIYEPDHPAADENGMRRDVIDLVRELKVPIVRYPGGNFVSAYNWEDGIGPKESRPTRLDLAWHTSESNQVGIHEFAEWCAAANTEMMLAVNLGSRGLDDARNFLEYVNHPCGSEWSDKRRTNGRAEPWGVKLWCLGNEMDGPWQIGHKSADEYGRLAHETAKAMRAFDSSLELVVCGSSNAHMPTYPEWEATVLDHTYDEVDYISLHMYFENRGKNTANYLARSIELDNYIGTVAGVIAYIKAKKRSTKDIYISFDEWNVWYHSKERDKATLAGAHGWPHAPALLEDDYNFEDVLQVGCILNTFINRADVVKIACLAQLVNVIAPIMTVPGGPAWRQTIFYPYYFASVFGRGTALKLHVDSPTYRVDGLGDVPYLDVSAVHDADQKAITFFIVNRHHTETLDLDVRLIEFGALTIVDDQVLAHSDINVTNTAKRPDNVVPRKGDGAVASDGRLGARIPPLSYRMIRLQGLLS, encoded by the coding sequence ATGAAGGCTGCGGTTACGGCGCACAGCAAATATACTATCTCGGATATCGATCCCCGCCTTTACGGCTCCTTCATCGAACACCTCGGCCGCGCCGTCTACACCGGCATCTACGAACCCGACCATCCGGCCGCCGACGAGAACGGCATGCGCCGGGACGTGATCGACCTCGTCAGGGAACTCAAGGTTCCGATCGTCCGCTATCCGGGTGGCAATTTCGTTTCCGCTTATAACTGGGAAGACGGAATCGGGCCGAAGGAGAGCCGGCCGACCCGCCTCGATCTCGCCTGGCACACCTCAGAGAGCAACCAGGTCGGCATCCATGAATTCGCCGAGTGGTGCGCGGCCGCCAACACCGAGATGATGCTCGCCGTCAATCTCGGCTCGCGCGGGCTCGACGACGCGCGCAACTTCCTCGAATACGTCAATCACCCGTGCGGCAGCGAATGGAGCGACAAGCGTCGCACCAATGGCCGCGCCGAACCCTGGGGCGTCAAGCTTTGGTGCCTCGGCAACGAGATGGACGGCCCCTGGCAGATCGGCCACAAGTCCGCGGACGAATATGGCAGGCTGGCGCACGAGACCGCCAAGGCGATGCGCGCTTTCGACAGTTCGCTCGAGCTCGTCGTCTGCGGCTCCTCCAATGCGCATATGCCGACATACCCCGAGTGGGAAGCGACCGTTCTCGATCACACCTACGACGAGGTCGATTACATCTCGCTGCATATGTATTTCGAGAACCGCGGCAAGAACACCGCCAACTATCTCGCCCGCAGCATCGAGCTCGACAACTATATCGGCACCGTCGCCGGCGTGATCGCCTATATCAAAGCGAAGAAGCGCTCGACCAAGGACATCTACATCTCTTTCGATGAATGGAACGTCTGGTACCATTCCAAGGAGCGCGACAAGGCGACACTTGCGGGCGCCCATGGCTGGCCGCATGCACCAGCCCTGCTCGAGGATGATTACAATTTCGAGGACGTGCTTCAGGTCGGCTGCATCCTCAACACGTTCATCAACCGCGCCGACGTCGTGAAGATCGCCTGTCTGGCACAACTTGTAAACGTCATCGCTCCGATCATGACGGTGCCGGGCGGCCCGGCCTGGCGTCAGACGATCTTCTATCCCTATTATTTCGCCTCGGTCTTTGGCCGCGGGACGGCGCTCAAGCTGCATGTCGACAGCCCGACCTATCGGGTCGACGGTCTCGGCGACGTGCCGTATCTCGATGTCTCGGCCGTCCACGACGCGGACCAAAAAGCCATCACCTTCTTCATCGTCAACCGGCACCACACGGAAACGCTCGATCTCGATGTCCGCCTGATCGAGTTTGGCGCGCTGACGATTGTCGATGACCAGGTGCTCGCCCATTCGGACATCAACGTCACCAACACGGCCAAAAGGCCGGACAACGTGGTCCCGAGGAAGGGAGACGGTGCCGTGGCTTCGGATGGGAGACTCGGCGCCAGGATTCCGCCCCTCTCCTATCGCATGATTCGACTGCAAGGATTACTATCATAA
- a CDS encoding ArsR/SmtB family transcription factor — protein MSRNFLVVDPEEGMPILKGLASPARVAVLKLLHEQGPLNVNEIADILDMPQSSVSTNVQMLEEAGLIRTEAQKARKGNQKVCHSVYDEVLVVFKNDIKETEPDAIEVSMPLGLYTSVEVTAPCGLCSVDGIIGLLDVPDTFLDPDRMKAALIWFTRGYVEYQFPNNARLTNTSIREVEFVMELSSEVPGTSADWPSDITLTVNGVDIGTWTSLGDFGDKRGVFTPDWWKLKGSQYGKLKSFRVNDDGAFVDGLRISNVKLADLKVEEHHSIRLRVGVRDNARHPGGINIFGRGFGNYGQDILLRLQRR, from the coding sequence ATGAGTCGCAATTTTCTTGTCGTCGACCCGGAGGAAGGCATGCCGATTCTGAAAGGGCTGGCCTCCCCCGCAAGGGTCGCTGTCTTGAAGCTGCTGCACGAGCAAGGGCCCCTGAACGTCAACGAGATTGCCGATATTCTCGATATGCCGCAGTCGAGCGTGTCGACAAACGTTCAGATGCTGGAGGAGGCGGGGCTCATCCGCACCGAGGCGCAGAAGGCGCGCAAGGGCAACCAGAAGGTCTGCCACAGCGTCTATGACGAGGTCCTTGTCGTCTTCAAAAATGATATCAAGGAAACCGAACCGGACGCGATCGAAGTGTCGATGCCACTCGGGCTCTATACGAGCGTCGAGGTGACCGCCCCTTGTGGGCTGTGCTCGGTCGACGGCATTATCGGCCTGCTCGACGTCCCCGACACGTTTCTCGATCCCGACCGCATGAAGGCGGCACTCATCTGGTTCACGCGCGGCTATGTCGAGTATCAGTTTCCCAACAATGCGCGACTGACGAATACCAGCATTCGCGAGGTCGAATTCGTCATGGAGTTGAGCTCGGAAGTGCCCGGAACCAGTGCCGACTGGCCTTCCGACATTACGCTGACTGTCAACGGCGTCGACATCGGCACCTGGACCTCTCTGGGTGATTTCGGGGACAAACGCGGGGTTTTCACGCCCGATTGGTGGAAACTCAAGGGCTCTCAATACGGCAAGCTCAAGAGCTTCAGGGTCAATGACGACGGCGCCTTTGTCGATGGGCTGCGTATCTCCAATGTCAAGCTCGCGGACCTGAAGGTCGAAGAACATCACTCAATCCGGCTTCGCGTCGGCGTACGCGACAATGCCCGCCACCCCGGCGGTATCAACATCTTCGGCCGCGGCTTCGGCAACTACGGGCAGGACATCCTGTTGCGCCTCCAGAGGCGCTGA
- the groL gene encoding chaperonin GroEL (60 kDa chaperone family; promotes refolding of misfolded polypeptides especially under stressful conditions; forms two stacked rings of heptamers to form a barrel-shaped 14mer; ends can be capped by GroES; misfolded proteins enter the barrel where they are refolded when GroES binds) yields MAAKDVKFSTDARDRMLRGVDIMANAVRVTLGPKGRNVVIDKSFGAPRITKDGVSVAKEIELEDKFENMGAQMLREVASRTSDVAGDGTTTATVLAQAIVREGAKAVAAGMNPMDLKRGIDLAVDAIVKELKGHARKVSKNEEIAQVATISANGDAEIGRYLAEAMEKVGNEGVITVEEAKTAEIELEVVEGMEFDRGYLSPYFITNQEKMRAELEDAYILIHEKKLSNLQAMIPILESVIQAGKPLLIIAEDVEGEALATLVVNKLRGGLKIAAVKAPGFGDRRKAMLEDIAILTGGTVVSEDLGIKLENVTMDTLGRAKRIMVEKETTTIVDGAGSKEDIRGRVAQIKAQIEETTSDYDREKLQERLAKLAGGVAVIRVGGSTEIEVKEKKDRVDDALHATRAAVEEGILPGGGVALLRVVKVLGSVPTANDDQRVGVEIVRRAVEAPVRQIAENAGSEGSIIVGRLREKADFSYGWNAQTNEFGDLFEMGVIDPVKVVRAALQDAASVAGLLVTTEAMIAEKPKKDGHAPMPPAPGMDF; encoded by the coding sequence ATGGCTGCCAAAGACGTCAAGTTCAGTACCGATGCTCGCGACCGCATGCTGCGCGGCGTGGATATCATGGCCAATGCCGTCCGGGTGACGCTCGGCCCGAAGGGACGAAACGTCGTGATCGACAAGTCCTTCGGCGCGCCGCGGATTACCAAGGATGGCGTCTCCGTAGCCAAGGAAATCGAGCTTGAGGACAAGTTCGAGAACATGGGCGCGCAGATGCTGCGCGAGGTGGCCTCGAGGACGAGCGACGTCGCCGGCGACGGCACGACGACTGCGACCGTGCTCGCCCAGGCGATCGTTCGGGAAGGCGCCAAGGCCGTTGCTGCCGGCATGAACCCGATGGATTTGAAACGCGGTATCGACCTCGCCGTCGACGCGATCGTCAAGGAACTCAAGGGGCACGCCCGCAAAGTCTCGAAGAACGAGGAAATCGCTCAAGTCGCGACGATTTCGGCCAATGGCGATGCGGAAATCGGCCGCTATCTCGCCGAGGCGATGGAGAAGGTCGGCAATGAAGGGGTGATCACCGTCGAAGAGGCCAAGACCGCCGAAATCGAACTCGAAGTAGTCGAGGGCATGGAATTCGATAGAGGCTATCTCTCGCCTTACTTCATCACCAATCAGGAGAAGATGCGGGCGGAACTGGAAGACGCCTATATCCTGATCCACGAGAAGAAGCTCTCCAACCTGCAGGCGATGATTCCGATCCTGGAATCGGTGATCCAGGCCGGCAAGCCGCTCCTGATCATCGCCGAAGACGTCGAGGGCGAAGCACTCGCCACGCTCGTCGTCAACAAGCTCCGCGGCGGACTGAAGATCGCCGCCGTCAAGGCGCCCGGCTTCGGCGACCGCCGCAAGGCTATGCTGGAGGATATCGCGATCCTCACCGGCGGCACCGTCGTTTCCGAAGATCTCGGCATCAAGCTTGAGAACGTTACAATGGACACGCTCGGACGGGCGAAGCGCATCATGGTCGAGAAAGAGACCACGACCATCGTCGACGGCGCCGGCAGCAAGGAGGATATCCGTGGCCGCGTCGCCCAGATCAAGGCGCAGATCGAGGAAACGACCTCCGACTATGATCGCGAAAAGCTGCAGGAGCGGTTGGCAAAGCTCGCGGGCGGCGTCGCGGTGATCCGTGTCGGCGGCTCGACCGAGATCGAGGTGAAGGAAAAGAAGGACCGTGTCGACGACGCGCTGCACGCGACGCGCGCGGCGGTCGAAGAAGGCATCCTGCCGGGGGGCGGCGTCGCACTGCTCAGGGTGGTCAAGGTGCTCGGCAGCGTGCCCACGGCCAATGACGACCAGCGCGTCGGCGTCGAAATCGTTCGCCGGGCGGTCGAGGCACCGGTCCGCCAGATCGCCGAGAATGCCGGCTCCGAAGGATCGATCATCGTCGGCCGGCTACGCGAGAAGGCGGACTTCTCCTATGGCTGGAACGCCCAGACGAACGAATTCGGCGACCTCTTCGAAATGGGCGTGATCGACCCGGTCAAGGTCGTGCGCGCGGCGCTGCAGGACGCAGCCTCCGTTGCCGGCCTTTTGGTGACCACCGAAGCGATGATCGCCGAAAAGCCGAAGAAGGACGGGCATGCACCGATGCCACCGGCACCGGGCATGGACTTCTGA